The Pseudomonas iranensis genome includes a window with the following:
- the flgB gene encoding flagellar basal body rod protein FlgB — protein sequence MSISFDKALGIHEKALGFRAQRAEVLANNIANADTPNYKARDLDFSKVLEAQTEKTKTGGHFALNMTNSRHIEAEGLGNGDESLMYRTPMQPSIDQNTVDAQLEQSNYAENAVGFQASFTLLNSKFKGLVSALRGE from the coding sequence ATGAGCATCAGCTTCGACAAAGCGCTGGGCATTCACGAAAAGGCATTGGGCTTCCGCGCCCAGCGTGCCGAAGTACTGGCCAACAACATCGCCAACGCCGACACCCCGAACTACAAGGCGCGGGATCTGGATTTCTCCAAAGTGCTCGAAGCACAGACCGAGAAGACCAAGACCGGCGGCCACTTTGCCCTGAACATGACCAACAGCCGGCACATCGAGGCTGAAGGGCTGGGCAATGGCGACGAGTCGCTGATGTATCGCACGCCGATGCAGCCTTCGATCGACCAGAACACCGTCGACGCTCAACTGGAACAGTCGAACTACGCGGAAAACGCCGTCGGCTTCCAGGCCAGCTTCACCTTGCTCAACAGCAAATTCAAAGGGCTGGTGTCAGCCCTGCGCGGAGAATAA
- the flgA gene encoding flagellar basal body P-ring formation chaperone FlgA, which yields MNAQTTFSRRLTSSLRKGLCAVSAVCCLLAGSPAHADAVTLPDMLIGVTQGFLEFTVEDYLASSQTEGRYEIEVNQLDPRMRMPMCDKELTATLESPARPLGRVTVKVRCEGSSPWTVFVPAQVRLFREIVTTTRPLKRAGIIEPQDVTLRERDVSTINQGFLTSVDEAIGQKLTRPTVADQVITLVHLEQAEVVRKGDQVVITARSGTLAVRMPGEALSNGGMKEQIRVKNLNSQRVIKAQVIAPGQVEVAM from the coding sequence ATGAACGCTCAAACGACATTTTCCCGACGCCTGACATCCTCCCTTCGCAAAGGGCTTTGCGCGGTGTCCGCCGTTTGCTGCTTGCTTGCTGGCAGTCCTGCCCATGCAGATGCGGTTACCTTGCCTGATATGCTTATCGGCGTGACTCAGGGCTTTCTTGAATTCACCGTAGAAGACTATTTGGCTTCCAGTCAAACCGAAGGCCGCTACGAAATCGAAGTCAACCAGCTCGACCCGCGCATGCGCATGCCCATGTGTGACAAGGAATTGACAGCCACGCTGGAGAGCCCGGCACGCCCGCTGGGCCGCGTCACGGTGAAGGTTCGCTGCGAAGGCAGTTCGCCCTGGACGGTGTTCGTACCCGCTCAAGTCCGCCTGTTTCGCGAGATCGTGACGACCACTCGTCCGCTGAAACGCGCCGGCATTATCGAGCCGCAGGATGTGACCTTGCGCGAGCGCGACGTCAGCACGATCAACCAGGGTTTCCTGACCTCGGTCGACGAAGCGATCGGGCAGAAACTTACCCGACCAACGGTCGCCGATCAGGTCATCACACTGGTGCATCTGGAACAGGCCGAAGTGGTGCGCAAGGGTGACCAGGTGGTGATCACTGCGCGCAGCGGCACCCTTGCGGTACGCATGCCGGGAGAAGCGCTCTCCAATGGCGGCATGAAAGAACAGATTCGAGTAAAAAACCTTAATTCTCAAAGAGTTATCAAGGCGCAGGTGATTGCGCCGGGACAGGTCGAAGTGGCCATGTAA
- a CDS encoding chemotaxis protein CheV, with protein MAGVMDSVNQRTQLVGQNRLELLLFRLDGPQLYGINVFKVREVLQCPSLTLMPKSSPVVCGVANIRGATIPILDLAMATGSGALKDKNSPFVIITEYNTKTQGFLVRSVERIVNMNWEEIHPPPKGTGRDHYLTAVTRVDNQLVEIIDVEKVLAEVAPTPEAISVGVVDVETQTKALSLRVLTVDDSSVARKQVTRCLQTIGVEVVALNDGKQALDYLRKLVDEGKKPEEEFLMMISDIEMPEMDGYTLTAEIRGDARMQKLHIILHTSLSGVFNQAMVKKVGADDFLAKFRPDDLASRVVDRIKAADIS; from the coding sequence ATGGCTGGTGTAATGGATTCGGTGAACCAGCGCACGCAACTGGTAGGGCAGAATCGCCTCGAGCTGCTGTTGTTCCGTCTCGACGGGCCGCAGCTCTACGGGATCAACGTGTTCAAGGTACGGGAAGTGTTGCAATGCCCGTCCCTGACGTTGATGCCCAAATCCAGTCCTGTCGTGTGCGGGGTAGCGAATATACGGGGAGCGACCATTCCGATCCTGGATCTGGCAATGGCAACGGGCTCCGGTGCGTTGAAAGACAAGAACAGTCCGTTCGTGATCATCACGGAGTACAACACCAAGACCCAGGGTTTCCTGGTCCGCTCGGTGGAGCGCATCGTCAACATGAACTGGGAAGAGATCCATCCGCCACCCAAGGGTACCGGTCGCGATCACTACCTGACCGCTGTGACCCGGGTCGACAATCAGTTGGTCGAAATCATCGACGTCGAGAAGGTACTGGCCGAAGTCGCGCCGACGCCGGAAGCGATTTCGGTGGGCGTGGTCGATGTCGAGACGCAGACCAAGGCATTGTCGCTGCGGGTGCTGACGGTCGATGACTCGTCGGTGGCGCGCAAGCAGGTCACCCGTTGTCTGCAGACCATCGGTGTCGAAGTGGTGGCGCTGAACGACGGCAAGCAGGCGCTGGATTACCTGCGCAAGCTGGTCGACGAGGGCAAGAAGCCGGAAGAAGAGTTCCTGATGATGATTTCCGACATCGAGATGCCGGAGATGGACGGGTACACCCTGACGGCGGAAATCCGCGGCGACGCACGCATGCAAAAGCTCCATATCATCCTGCATACTTCGTTGTCGGGGGTATTCAATCAGGCGATGGTGAAGAAAGTCGGTGCTGATGACTTCCTGGCCAAATTCCGTCCTGATGACCTCGCATCCCGGGTAGTCGACCGGATCAAAGCAGCAGATATCAGCTAG
- the flgM gene encoding flagellar biosynthesis anti-sigma factor FlgM, whose product MVIDFNRLNSSSSLTGSTRTSNAKESAETSPSAPLNTQAEQANVAKSGESVHLSNEAQQLQKVTDKLRDQPAVDKARVAELKAAIADGSYKVDSNRVASKLLNFEAQR is encoded by the coding sequence ATGGTTATCGATTTCAACCGATTGAACAGTTCCTCGTCACTAACCGGCAGCACACGTACCAGCAACGCCAAGGAAAGCGCTGAAACCAGCCCCTCCGCGCCGCTGAATACCCAGGCCGAACAGGCCAATGTCGCCAAAAGCGGGGAGTCGGTACACCTCAGCAATGAGGCTCAACAGTTGCAGAAGGTCACTGACAAGCTGCGCGATCAGCCTGCTGTCGACAAAGCCCGTGTGGCCGAGTTGAAAGCCGCGATTGCCGATGGCAGCTATAAAGTCGACAGCAACCGTGTAGCCAGCAAACTGCTCAACTTCGAAGCCCAGCGCTAG
- a CDS encoding MFS transporter gives MRQIWKSFRALYFASLMMLIGSGLLSTYLALRLAADNVDGLWVGALMAANYFGLVLGGKIGHRLIARVGHIRAYSACAGIVGAAVLGHGLVDWLPAWLVLRTIVGLGMMCQYMVIESWLNEQADANQRGLVFSGYMIASYLGLVLGQLILVMHPGLGLELLMLVALCFALCLVPVTLTRRIHPAPLHPAPMEPRFFIKRVPQSLSTVLGAGLIIGSFYGLAPLYASQQGLTTEQVGLFMGSCIFAGLLVQWPLGWLSDRYDRALLIRCFAGFLAVAALPLAIMPQVPLEVLFVVGFFCSLVQFCLYPLAVAFSNDHVEGDRRVSLTAMLLVTYGVGASIGPLLAGVLMKFLGSQSLYAFFSFFALVLVWRIRPKAVTNLHQVDDAPLHHVAMPDSMSSSPLVAALDPRVDEQVVQEQMVQDPAPVTPEPEPEAQPEAVVAAEQDSGNDDKPAPDISGGRP, from the coding sequence ATGCGCCAAATCTGGAAATCCTTTCGAGCGCTGTATTTCGCCTCGCTGATGATGTTGATCGGTTCAGGCCTTCTTTCTACTTATCTGGCTTTGCGTCTGGCCGCCGACAACGTCGACGGGCTGTGGGTCGGTGCGCTGATGGCGGCCAACTATTTCGGTCTGGTGCTGGGCGGCAAGATCGGCCATCGCCTGATCGCCCGGGTCGGGCATATCCGTGCCTACTCGGCGTGTGCCGGGATCGTCGGCGCGGCGGTGCTCGGCCATGGGCTGGTGGACTGGCTGCCGGCGTGGCTGGTGCTGCGGACGATCGTTGGTCTGGGCATGATGTGCCAGTACATGGTCATCGAGAGCTGGCTCAACGAGCAGGCCGACGCCAATCAACGCGGCCTGGTGTTCAGCGGTTACATGATCGCCTCGTACCTGGGCCTGGTGCTGGGCCAGCTGATTCTGGTCATGCACCCCGGCCTCGGTCTGGAACTGCTGATGCTGGTGGCGCTGTGCTTTGCCCTGTGTCTGGTGCCGGTGACGCTGACCCGACGGATTCACCCGGCGCCTCTGCACCCCGCGCCGATGGAGCCGCGCTTCTTTATCAAGCGTGTGCCGCAATCGCTGAGCACGGTGCTCGGCGCCGGTCTGATCATCGGTTCGTTCTACGGTCTGGCGCCGCTGTATGCATCGCAACAGGGGCTGACGACCGAGCAGGTCGGTCTGTTCATGGGTAGCTGCATTTTTGCCGGCCTGCTGGTGCAGTGGCCGTTGGGCTGGTTGTCCGACCGTTATGACCGTGCGCTGCTGATTCGCTGCTTTGCCGGGTTTCTGGCGGTGGCGGCGTTGCCGTTGGCGATCATGCCGCAGGTGCCGCTGGAGGTGCTGTTCGTCGTCGGCTTCTTCTGTTCGCTGGTGCAATTCTGCCTGTATCCGCTGGCGGTGGCGTTTTCCAACGACCACGTCGAAGGCGATCGCCGCGTGTCGCTGACCGCCATGCTGCTGGTGACTTACGGCGTCGGCGCGAGCATCGGGCCGCTGCTCGCGGGCGTGCTGATGAAGTTTCTCGGCAGTCAGAGCCTGTATGCGTTCTTCAGTTTCTTCGCGTTGGTGCTGGTCTGGCGGATTCGTCCGAAAGCAGTGACCAATCTGCACCAGGTCGACGACGCACCGCTGCATCACGTGGCAATGCCGGACAGCATGTCGAGCTCGCCGCTGGTGGCGGCGCTTGACCCGCGTGTCGATGAGCAGGTGGTGCAGGAGCAGATGGTCCAAGACCCGGCGCCGGTCACTCCTGAACCTGAGCCCGAAGCGCAGCCGGAAGCAGTCGTTGCAGCCGAACAGGACAGCGGCAATGACGACAAGCCTGCGCCGGATATCAGCGGTGGCAGGCCCTGA
- the flgC gene encoding flagellar basal body rod protein FlgC: protein MSLSSVFNIAGSGMSAQTTRLNTVASNIANAETVSSSIDQTYRARHPVFATMFQGGQAGGSNSLFQNQDAAGQGVQVLGVVEDQSNLEARYEPNHPAADAKGYVYYPNVNVVEEMADMISASRSFQTNAEMMNTAKTMMQKVLTLGQ from the coding sequence ATGTCCCTGTCCAGCGTTTTCAACATTGCCGGCAGCGGCATGAGCGCGCAGACCACACGCCTGAACACCGTGGCCTCGAACATCGCCAACGCCGAAACCGTTTCGTCGAGCATCGACCAGACCTACCGCGCGCGCCATCCGGTATTCGCCACCATGTTCCAGGGCGGCCAGGCCGGCGGCAGCAATTCGCTGTTCCAGAACCAGGACGCGGCCGGGCAGGGCGTGCAGGTACTCGGCGTTGTCGAAGACCAGAGCAACCTCGAAGCGCGCTACGAGCCGAACCATCCGGCCGCCGACGCCAAGGGCTACGTCTACTACCCGAACGTCAACGTGGTGGAAGAAATGGCTGACATGATTTCCGCGAGCCGCTCGTTCCAGACCAACGCGGAAATGATGAACACCGCCAAAACCATGATGCAGAAGGTACTGACCCTCGGTCAGTAA
- the cheR gene encoding protein-glutamate O-methyltransferase CheR, giving the protein MSTGNLDFEQFRVFLEKACGILLGENKQYLVSSRLNKLMEQQGIKSLGELVQRIQTQPRSGLREQVVDAMTTNETLWFRDTYPFEVLKNKVLPEAIKASPNQRLRIWSAACSSGQEPYSLSMSIDEFERSNLGQLKMGVQIVATDLSGLMLNNCKTGEYDSLAIGRGLSPERLQRYFDPKGPGRWVVKAPIKSRVEFRSFNLLDSYAALGKFDIVFCRNVLIYFSAEVKKDILLRIHSTLKPGGYLFLGASEALNGLPDHYQMVQCSPGIIYKAK; this is encoded by the coding sequence TTGTCTACGGGTAATTTGGATTTCGAACAGTTCCGGGTCTTCCTGGAAAAAGCCTGTGGCATTCTGCTCGGTGAAAACAAGCAGTATCTGGTCTCGAGCCGTCTCAACAAACTGATGGAGCAGCAAGGCATCAAGTCCCTGGGTGAGCTGGTACAGCGCATCCAGACCCAGCCGCGCAGCGGTTTGCGCGAGCAGGTGGTCGATGCCATGACGACCAACGAAACCCTGTGGTTTCGCGACACCTATCCGTTTGAAGTCTTGAAGAACAAGGTACTGCCGGAAGCGATCAAGGCCAGCCCCAACCAGCGTCTGCGGATCTGGTCGGCGGCCTGCTCGTCGGGACAGGAACCGTACTCGCTGTCGATGTCGATCGACGAGTTCGAGCGCAGCAACCTGGGTCAGTTGAAGATGGGTGTGCAGATCGTTGCCACTGATCTGTCGGGCCTGATGCTCAACAACTGCAAGACCGGCGAGTACGACAGCCTGGCGATCGGTCGCGGTCTGTCGCCGGAACGCCTGCAACGCTACTTCGACCCGAAAGGGCCGGGGCGCTGGGTGGTCAAGGCGCCGATCAAGAGCCGGGTGGAATTCCGCTCGTTCAACCTGCTCGACAGTTACGCAGCGCTGGGCAAGTTCGACATCGTGTTCTGTCGCAACGTGCTGATCTACTTCTCTGCCGAAGTGAAGAAAGACATCCTGTTGCGCATTCACAGCACGTTGAAGCCGGGCGGATATCTGTTCCTTGGCGCTTCGGAAGCGCTGAACGGTTTGCCGGATCATTACCAGATGGTTCAGTGCAGCCCGGGGATTATTTACAAGGCGAAGTAA
- a CDS encoding flagella synthesis protein FlgN, giving the protein MHDTNLLQLINDDFAPAQQLLELLQTESLALHGRDMPLLEEILATKQALIILLEQHGRKRSEILASLNLPTDRTGLEQLASQSSIGDQLLTQGDALTALIAQCQAANIKNGQSIQIQQATTANQLKILTGGEPPALYDASGTFAKPVKPRTLSQA; this is encoded by the coding sequence ATGCACGACACTAACTTATTGCAACTGATCAACGACGACTTTGCTCCAGCGCAACAATTGCTGGAGTTATTGCAAACCGAATCCCTCGCTTTGCATGGTCGCGACATGCCGTTGCTGGAAGAAATTCTGGCGACCAAGCAAGCGTTGATCATTCTGCTCGAGCAGCATGGCCGCAAGCGCAGCGAAATCCTCGCCAGCCTCAACCTGCCGACTGATCGCACAGGTCTTGAGCAACTGGCCAGCCAGTCGAGCATTGGCGACCAGTTGCTGACCCAGGGCGATGCCCTGACCGCGCTGATCGCCCAATGCCAGGCAGCCAACATCAAGAACGGCCAGTCGATCCAGATCCAGCAGGCGACTACGGCCAACCAGCTGAAGATCCTCACCGGCGGTGAGCCGCCAGCGCTGTACGACGCCAGCGGCACCTTTGCCAAACCGGTCAAGCCGCGAACGCTCAGCCAGGCATGA
- a CDS encoding flagellar brake protein translates to MSNTLSADDAPQPPKVLTTPLEISSNLRQLQDSHDPLIITFHERSQRFQSYLIKVDRETATIALDEMIPRDGERFLQAGEPFKVEGFHDGVRIAWECNGTLNIEESDGDRFYTGDLPTEVVYHQRRNAFRAALKLTDLVSVDLGGEKLKVPLHGKLLDISATGCKFRFEGDITDRLQLGQVYDRLIAPPLFGNQPTSVELRYLHFEEKLNITFAGLRFHNISGQAARNVERFVYQLQREARRFDKDDL, encoded by the coding sequence GTGTCCAACACCCTAAGCGCGGATGATGCTCCGCAGCCTCCGAAGGTGCTCACCACGCCACTGGAAATCTCCAGCAACCTGCGCCAGTTGCAAGACAGCCACGATCCGCTGATCATCACCTTCCATGAACGCAGCCAGCGCTTTCAGAGTTACCTGATCAAGGTCGACCGCGAAACCGCAACGATTGCGCTGGACGAAATGATCCCACGCGATGGAGAGCGCTTCCTGCAAGCGGGCGAACCGTTCAAGGTCGAAGGCTTTCATGACGGCGTGCGGATTGCCTGGGAATGCAACGGCACGCTGAACATCGAAGAATCCGACGGTGATCGCTTCTACACCGGCGACCTGCCGACTGAAGTGGTTTACCACCAGCGCCGTAACGCCTTCCGCGCTGCGTTGAAACTTACCGACCTGGTCAGCGTTGACCTGGGCGGCGAAAAGCTCAAGGTTCCTCTGCACGGCAAGCTGCTGGACATCTCCGCCACTGGCTGCAAATTCCGCTTCGAAGGCGACATCACTGATCGCCTGCAACTGGGCCAGGTCTACGATCGCCTGATCGCCCCGCCGCTGTTCGGCAACCAGCCAACATCGGTCGAACTGCGCTATCTGCATTTCGAAGAAAAACTCAACATCACCTTTGCCGGCCTGCGCTTCCACAACATCAGTGGCCAGGCTGCGCGCAACGTCGAGCGTTTTGTTTACCAGTTGCAACGTGAAGCACGGCGTTTCGACAAAGACGATCTCTGA